The following are encoded together in the Eptesicus fuscus isolate TK198812 chromosome 16, DD_ASM_mEF_20220401, whole genome shotgun sequence genome:
- the SLC4A1AP gene encoding kanadaptin codes for MADIPLAEPTASQELNGDFKKPALPVPPAVRSKFPAANPSNPEEVKEGSPALPDPDSGEPDVPPAGPERAETGGTPEEKPRPPTAAPAPDGPARAPPYREPPWGGPVTGPYSLETLKGGTILGTRSLKGTRRCLFGRLPSCDVCLEHPSVSRFHAVLQHGGGPDGPSDGHGPGFYLYDLGSTHGTFLNKARIPPRTYCRVHVGHVLRFGCSTRLFLLQGPEEDREAESELTVTQLKELRKKQQMMLEKKMLGEDSDEDEEMDTTERKRNTAGQDDEMGCTWGMGEDAVEDEAEENPIVLEFQQEREAFYIKDPKKALQGFFDREGEELEYEFDEQGHSTWLCRVRLPVDDSTGKQLVAEAIHLGKKKEAMIQCSLEACRILDTLGLLRQEAVSRKRKAKNWEDEDFYDSDDDTFLDRTGLVEKKRLNRMKKAGKIDEKPETFESLVAKLNDAERELSDISERLKASSKALSESASQDSLDAFMSEMKSGSALDGVSRKKLHLRTFELRKEQQRLKGLIKIVKPAEIPELKKTESHTLDAENKAKKLTLPLFGAMKGGSKFKLKTGTVGKLPPKRPELPPALMRMKDEPEVEEEEEEDEDEEEEKEKDDQEKNKVEAGSSRLRQGRGPEEAVQETRPPIDLTRSKETKQHENRSQLSQMEQNKDDQDISETAASREEPSVSKNEYGKNRDELKKKKAPDPGKLPPTLSSKYPEDDPDYCVWVPPEGQSGDGRTHLNDKYGY; via the exons ATGGCTGACATCCCTTTGGCCGAGCCTACGGCTTCACAAGAACTCAATGGCGACTTCAAAAAGCCAGCCCTGCCGGTGCCCCCGGCGGTGCGGAGCAAGTTCCCGGCCGCCAATCCTTCAAACCCTGAGGAGGTGAAGGAGGGGTCCCCGGCACTGCCGGACCCAGATTCCGGGGAGCCCGACGTCCCTCCGGCTGGGCCGGAACGCGCGGAGACGGGGGGGACACCGGAGGAGAAGCCGCGGCCCCCTACAGCGGCTCCTGCTCCCGACGGCCCGGCCCGGGCCCCCCCTTACCGAGAGCCGCCGTGGGGCGGCCCCGTCACGGGCCCCTACAGCCTCGAGACCCTGAAGGGCGGCACGATCCTTGGCACCCGCAGCCTGAAAGGGACCCGTCGCTGCCTTTTCGGGAGGCTGCCTAGCTGCGACGTGTGCCTGGAGCACCCGTCCGTGTCCCGGTTCCACGCCGTGCTGCAGCACGGGGGCGGCCCCGACGGACCATCGGACGGCCACGGGCCCGGCTTCTACCTCTACGACCTGGGAAGCACTCACGGCACCTTTCTTAACAAAGCCCGCATCCCACCCCGCACCTACTGTCGGGTCCACGTCGGGCATGTTCTTCGCTTCGGCTGCAGCACCCGGCTCTTTCTCCTCCAG GGACCAGAGGAAGACCGAGAGGCAGAGTCCGAGTTGACAGTCACGCAGTTGAAGGAACTGCGCAAGAAGCAGCAGATGATGTTGGAGAAGAAGATGCTGGGAGAAGACTCCGATGAGGACGAGGAAATGGATACCactgaaaggaagagaaatacTGCTGGTCAAGATGATGAAATGGGCTGCACCTGGGGAATGG GAGAAGATGCTGTGGAGGATGAGGCTGAAGAGAATCCCATTGTTTTAGAGTTTCAGCAGGAAAGGGAGGCCTTTTATATAAAGGATCCAAAAAAGGCTCTCCAAGGTTTTTTTGACCGAGAAG GAGAAGAATTAGAATATGAATTTGATGAGCAGGGACATAGCACCTGGCTCTGCAGGGTGAG ATTACCAGTGGATGATTCAACTGGAAAGCAGTTGGTGGCTGAGGCCATCcacttaggaaagaaaaaagaagcaatgaTCCAGTGCTCACTGGAAGCTTGTCGAATCCTTGATACTTTGGGATTGCTGcggcaggaggcag TATCTCggaaaaggaaagcaaagaacTGGGAAGATGAAGACTTTTATGACAGTGATGATGACACATTTCTTGATAGGACTGGCCTGGTTGAGAAGAAACGGCTGAACCGAATGAAGAAGGCTGGGAAGATTGATGAGAAGCCAGAGACCTTTGAATCCTTG GTTGCAAAGTTGAATGATGCTGAAAGGGAACTCTCTGACATTTCTGAGAGACTGAAAGCCTCAAGCAAAG CTCTATCAGAGTCAGCATCTCAGGACTCTTTAGATGCATTTATGTCGGAAATGAAATCGGGGAGTGCATTAGATGGTGTGTCCCGGAAGAAACTTCACCTGAGAACTTTTGAACTGAGGAAAGAACAACAGAGACTTAAAGGGTTGATAAAAATTGTAAAGCCAGCAGAGATTCCAGAACTAAAAAA gACTGAAAGTCACACTTTAGATGCTGAAAACAAAGCTAAAAAGCTTACATTGCCTCTCTTTGGTGCCATGAAAGGAGGAagcaaattcaaattaaaaactgGGACAGTAGGG AAGTTACCCCCCAAGCGTCCTGAACTCCCTCCAGCTCTAATGAGAATGAAGGATGAGCCTgaagtggaagaggaggaggaagaggacgaggacgaggaagaagagaaagaaaaggacgatcaggaaaagaacaaagtggagGCTGGAAGCAGTAGGCTACGGCAGGGGAGAGGGCCAGAAGAAGCAGTGCAGGAGACGAGGCCTCCCATTGACCTCACACGTTCTAAAGAAACAAAGCAGCACG AAAACAGGTCTCAACTCAgccaaatggaacagaataaagatgATCAAGACATTAGTGAAACAGCTGCATCACGTGAGGAACCCTCAG TATCAAAGAATGAATATGGGAAAAACAGAGATgaattgaagaaaaagaaagctcctGATCCAGGCAAA CTTCCACCAACACTTTCCTCCAAATATCCAGAAGATGACCCAGACTATTGTGTCTGGGTTCCACCTGAAG GTCAAAGTGGAGATGGCAGGACCCATCTTAATGACAAGTATGGCTATTAA